The following coding sequences are from one Streptomyces venezuelae window:
- a CDS encoding ATP-binding protein: protein MSAPEMPDTVRTTCAQARAEVDAALRTVSQGLPRAQARRVHEDALLVVSELTANAMRHGGGLSGFAVRVQGTALLICVSDRSAEIPVHVPPDPARPGGFGWLMVQRLSSRVTVETGDGGKTIIAALDLSPWPGPNSSKNCTRETRSTG, encoded by the coding sequence ATGAGCGCTCCCGAGATGCCCGACACAGTGCGGACGACCTGCGCTCAGGCCCGCGCCGAGGTGGACGCGGCACTGCGGACGGTGAGTCAGGGGCTGCCGCGCGCCCAGGCGCGGCGCGTGCACGAGGACGCGCTGCTGGTCGTCAGCGAGTTGACGGCCAACGCGATGCGGCACGGCGGGGGGCTCAGCGGATTCGCCGTCCGCGTGCAGGGGACCGCCCTGCTGATCTGCGTGAGCGACCGCAGTGCGGAGATTCCGGTCCACGTGCCCCCGGACCCGGCACGTCCCGGCGGCTTCGGCTGGCTGATGGTCCAGCGCCTCAGCTCCCGCGTCACGGTCGAAACGGGGGACGGGGGCAAGACCATCATCGCCGCCCTGGACCTGTCTCCCTGGCCCGGCCCGAATTCTTCGAAAAACTGTACGCGTGAGACGCGATCGACGGGGTAA
- a CDS encoding Zn-ribbon domain-containing OB-fold protein, whose translation MTSVPSPEVLRAPLVVEFPFTRSLGPVQSAFLTGLRERTVLGVRTGDGRTLVPPVEYDPVTAEEIRDLVEVATTGTVTTWAWNHAPRRGQPLDTPFAWVLVRLDGADTALLHALDVPGPDAVRTGMRVRVRWAAERVGAITDIACFEAYDGEAAEPGSAPHTGVFDDPVTGIVAAARLDYTYSPGRAQSAYINALSERRTVGERCPSCRKVYVPPRGACPTCGVATAERVEVGPRGTVTTYCIVNIKAKNLDIEVPYVYAHIALDGADLALHARIAGIPYDEVRMGLRVEPVWTEGGRYPDHYRPTGEPDADYDTYKELV comes from the coding sequence ATGACATCCGTCCCCTCACCAGAAGTGCTGCGTGCCCCTCTCGTCGTCGAGTTCCCCTTCACCCGCTCGCTCGGGCCCGTGCAGAGCGCCTTCCTCACCGGGCTGCGCGAACGCACCGTGCTCGGCGTGCGGACCGGCGACGGCCGCACCCTCGTCCCGCCCGTCGAGTACGACCCCGTGACCGCCGAGGAGATCCGCGACCTCGTCGAGGTCGCCACCACCGGCACCGTCACCACCTGGGCCTGGAACCACGCACCGCGCCGCGGCCAGCCCCTGGACACCCCGTTCGCCTGGGTCCTCGTCAGGCTCGACGGCGCCGACACCGCCCTGCTCCACGCCCTGGACGTGCCGGGCCCCGACGCCGTGCGCACCGGCATGCGGGTCCGCGTCCGCTGGGCCGCCGAACGCGTCGGCGCCATCACGGACATCGCCTGCTTCGAGGCGTACGACGGGGAGGCGGCGGAGCCCGGGTCCGCACCGCACACCGGCGTGTTCGACGACCCGGTCACCGGCATCGTCGCGGCCGCACGGCTGGACTACACCTACTCGCCGGGCCGTGCCCAGTCGGCGTACATCAACGCCCTCTCGGAACGGCGGACCGTCGGCGAGCGCTGCCCGTCCTGCCGCAAGGTGTACGTTCCGCCGCGCGGCGCCTGCCCCACGTGCGGGGTCGCCACGGCGGAGCGCGTGGAGGTCGGACCGCGCGGCACCGTCACGACGTACTGCATCGTCAACATCAAGGCGAAGAACCTCGACATCGAAGTCCCTTACGTCTACGCGCACATCGCCCTCGACGGAGCCGACCTGGCCCTGCACGCCCGCATCGCGGGCATCCCCTACGACGAGGTCCGCATGGGGCTGCGCGTCGAACCGGTCTGGACCGAGGGCGGCCGCTACCCCGACCACTACCGGCCCACGGGCGAACCCGACGCCGACTACGACACGTACAAGGAGCTGGTGTAG
- a CDS encoding thiolase domain-containing protein has protein sequence MPKEPVAVVGVGQTKHVAARRDVSIAGLVREAAQAALLDAELTWADVDAVVVGKAPDFFEGVMMPELYLADALGAVGKPMLRVHTAGSVGGSTALVAANLVAARVHGTVLTLAFEKQSESNAMWGLSLPVPFQQPLLAGAGGFFAPHVRAYMRRTGAPDTVGSLVAYKDRRNALRNPYAHLHEQDITLEKVQASPMLWDPIRYSETCPSSDGACAMILTDRAGAARAPRPPAWMHGGAMRSEPTLFAGKDFVSPQAGKDCAADVYRQAGIADPRREIDAVEMYVPFSWYEPMWLENLGFAEEGEGWKLTESGVTELDGDLPVNMSGGVLSTNPIGASGMIRFAEAALQVRGLAGEHQVDGARRALGHAYGGGSQFFAMWLVGAEPPTG, from the coding sequence GTGCCTAAGGAACCCGTGGCGGTCGTCGGGGTCGGCCAGACCAAACACGTGGCCGCGCGCCGTGACGTGTCGATCGCGGGCCTGGTCCGCGAAGCCGCCCAAGCCGCCCTGCTAGACGCCGAGTTGACCTGGGCGGACGTCGACGCCGTCGTCGTCGGGAAGGCACCCGACTTCTTCGAGGGCGTCATGATGCCGGAGCTGTACCTCGCCGACGCGCTCGGTGCCGTCGGCAAACCCATGCTCCGCGTCCACACGGCGGGCTCCGTCGGCGGCTCCACGGCGCTCGTCGCCGCGAACCTCGTCGCCGCACGCGTCCACGGCACGGTCCTCACCCTCGCCTTCGAAAAGCAGTCGGAATCCAACGCGATGTGGGGCCTCTCGCTGCCCGTGCCCTTCCAGCAGCCGCTGCTCGCGGGCGCCGGCGGCTTCTTCGCCCCGCACGTGCGCGCGTACATGCGGCGCACCGGCGCACCCGACACGGTCGGCTCCCTCGTCGCCTACAAGGACCGCCGCAACGCCCTGAGGAACCCGTACGCGCACCTCCACGAGCAGGACATCACCCTGGAGAAGGTCCAGGCCTCGCCCATGCTCTGGGACCCGATCCGCTACTCGGAGACCTGCCCGTCGTCCGACGGCGCCTGCGCGATGATCCTCACCGACCGCGCGGGCGCGGCCCGTGCGCCCCGGCCGCCCGCCTGGATGCACGGCGGCGCGATGCGCAGCGAGCCGACGCTCTTCGCGGGCAAGGACTTCGTGTCACCGCAGGCGGGCAAGGACTGCGCGGCCGACGTCTACCGGCAGGCCGGCATCGCGGACCCGCGCAGGGAGATCGACGCCGTCGAGATGTACGTGCCGTTCTCCTGGTACGAGCCGATGTGGCTGGAGAACCTCGGCTTCGCCGAGGAGGGCGAGGGCTGGAAGCTCACCGAATCCGGCGTCACGGAGCTGGACGGCGACCTGCCGGTCAACATGTCGGGCGGTGTCCTGTCCACCAACCCCATCGGCGCCTCCGGCATGATCCGCTTCGCCGAGGCGGCACTACAGGTGCGAGGCCTGGCGGGAGAACACCAAGTGGACGGAGCCCGCAGGGCACTTGGGCACGCCTACGGAGGCGGCTCGCAGTTCTTCGCCATGTGGCTCGTCGGAGCCGAACCGCCCACCGGCTGA
- a CDS encoding SigB/SigF/SigG family RNA polymerase sigma factor: MITVTQGQTQDTADRAGEDLVERAYTDPSSIAPRDAREVGKRFFDRLTQLEEGTHEYQYVRNALIEMNLSLVQYAASRFKHRGQQEMEDIIQVGTIGLIKAIDRFELTREVEFTSFAVPYITGEIKRFFRDTSWAVHVPRRLQEARIELSKATEELRTRLGRMPSTAELAELMQLEPSEVAEAQKASNGYSAVSLNAAVNGQDDESDTMLADFIGINEESFELVENFHSLAPLIADLDERDRTLIHLRFVEEQTQQQIADTLGCSQMHVSRLLSRVVGKLRAGLLTTD; this comes from the coding sequence ATGATTACCGTGACGCAGGGGCAGACGCAGGACACGGCCGACCGTGCCGGGGAGGACCTCGTCGAGCGCGCGTACACGGACCCCTCCTCCATCGCGCCGAGGGACGCGCGTGAGGTCGGCAAGCGGTTCTTCGACCGCCTCACGCAGCTCGAGGAGGGCACGCACGAGTACCAGTACGTGCGCAACGCGCTGATCGAGATGAACCTCTCGCTGGTGCAGTACGCGGCATCGCGCTTCAAGCACCGCGGCCAGCAGGAGATGGAAGACATCATCCAGGTCGGCACCATCGGTCTGATCAAGGCGATCGACCGGTTCGAGCTCACCCGCGAGGTCGAGTTCACTTCCTTCGCCGTTCCGTACATCACAGGCGAGATCAAGCGGTTCTTCCGTGACACCTCGTGGGCCGTGCACGTGCCGCGCCGGCTCCAGGAAGCACGTATCGAACTCTCCAAGGCCACGGAGGAGCTGCGCACCCGGCTCGGGCGCATGCCGTCCACCGCCGAGCTCGCGGAGCTGATGCAGCTGGAGCCCTCGGAGGTCGCCGAGGCGCAGAAGGCGTCCAACGGCTACAGCGCGGTCTCCCTGAACGCCGCGGTCAACGGTCAGGACGACGAGTCCGACACGATGCTGGCCGACTTCATCGGCATCAACGAGGAGTCCTTCGAACTCGTCGAGAACTTCCACTCCCTGGCCCCGCTCATCGCGGACCTCGACGAACGGGACCGGACCCTGATCCACCTCCGCTTCGTCGAGGAGCAGACCCAGCAGCAGATCGCGGACACCCTGGGCTGCTCGCAGATGCACGTGTCCCGGCTCCTGTCCCGCGTCGTGGGCAAGCTCCGCGCGGGCCTGCTCACCACCGACTGA
- a CDS encoding DUF397 domain-containing protein codes for MADSTTQQHPLAGWDKPELDLSTADWRSSSEGRGDVEIAFVEGFIAMRNSGRPESPSLIFTPAEWGAFVHGAREGEFDLT; via the coding sequence GTGGCCGACAGCACCACTCAGCAGCATCCGCTCGCGGGCTGGGACAAGCCGGAGCTCGACCTCAGCACGGCGGACTGGCGATCGAGCAGCGAGGGGCGCGGAGACGTCGAGATCGCCTTCGTCGAGGGTTTCATCGCCATGCGCAACAGCGGCCGCCCGGAGAGCCCTTCCCTGATCTTCACCCCGGCGGAGTGGGGCGCCTTCGTCCACGGCGCCCGGGAGGGCGAGTTCGACCTGACGTAG
- a CDS encoding GlxA family transcriptional regulator: MTHRVAFLVFDGVTLLDVSGPVEVLHQAGRLGFPYETVLVSPRGGDVTTSSGLALAGSIAAADAGSADIGPLDTVVIAGADRLALQPLDDGVLTAADTLARQAARVASVCSGAFVLAALGLLDGRRATTHWRHAATLARRHPEVRVEPDALHIRDGRYVTSAGISAGIDLALGLVEDDHGADAARTIARELVVFMQRPGGQSQFSTALVTPPARNDVLRSLTASVLADPAGEHTLPAMAASAAVSTRHLARLFRSELDTTPARWVEQVRLDHAQQLLLDGHSVTAAARRSGLGSDETLRRAFARHLGTTPSEYRSRFASAHGRDA, from the coding sequence ATGACGCACCGCGTGGCCTTCCTGGTCTTCGACGGCGTGACGCTGCTCGACGTCAGCGGTCCCGTCGAAGTGCTGCACCAGGCGGGGCGGCTCGGCTTCCCCTACGAGACGGTGCTGGTCTCGCCCCGCGGCGGCGACGTCACGACGTCGTCGGGGCTCGCGCTGGCCGGATCGATCGCGGCGGCCGATGCGGGCTCCGCGGACATCGGCCCGCTGGACACCGTGGTGATCGCCGGTGCCGACCGGCTCGCGCTCCAGCCCCTCGACGACGGCGTACTGACAGCCGCCGACACCCTGGCCCGGCAGGCGGCGCGGGTCGCCTCGGTGTGCAGCGGCGCCTTCGTCCTCGCGGCGCTCGGCCTGCTCGACGGGCGCCGCGCGACCACGCACTGGCGGCACGCGGCGACACTCGCCCGCCGCCATCCCGAGGTCAGGGTGGAGCCGGACGCCCTCCACATCCGCGACGGCCGGTACGTCACCTCCGCGGGCATCAGCGCGGGCATCGACCTGGCCCTCGGCCTCGTGGAGGACGACCACGGGGCGGACGCCGCCCGGACGATCGCACGTGAACTGGTCGTCTTCATGCAGCGCCCCGGCGGCCAGTCGCAGTTCTCCACGGCCCTCGTGACCCCGCCCGCGCGCAACGACGTGCTCCGCTCGCTGACCGCGTCCGTGCTCGCCGACCCGGCAGGCGAGCACACCCTGCCCGCCATGGCCGCGTCCGCCGCCGTCAGCACCCGGCACCTCGCCCGGCTGTTCAGGAGCGAGTTGGACACCACGCCGGCCCGCTGGGTCGAACAAGTCCGCCTCGACCACGCCCAGCAGCTCCTCCTGGACGGGCACAGCGTCACGGCGGCCGCCCGGCGCAGCGGTCTCGGCAGCGACGAGACGCTCCGCCGTGCCTTCGCCCGCCACCTCGGCACGACACCGAGCGAGTACCGCAGCCGCTTCGCCTCCGCGCACGGACGAGACGCCTGA
- a CDS encoding thiolase domain-containing protein yields MAPHDQPQVAVVAFGQSDHLRTTDELSEVEMLMPVLHEVLAATGLKTSDIGFTCSGSSDYLAGRAFSFTMALDGVGAWPPISESHVETDGAWALYEAWVKLRTGEADTALVYSYGKSSPGSVRDVLTRQLDPYYVAPLWPDSVALAALQAQALIDAGETDEPALAAVASRSRTAAATNPHAQLRGAVEQGEYAVRPLRTGDCPPVGDGAAAVVLATGNRARELCERPAWIRGIDHRIEAHGLGVRDLTDSPSTRLAAERAGLFERPVDTAELHAPFTSQEVVLRRALRLADDVTVNPSGGALAANPMMAAGLIRIGEAAARIHRGASDRAVAHATSGPCLQQNLVAVLEGEARA; encoded by the coding sequence ATGGCGCCCCATGACCAGCCGCAGGTCGCCGTCGTCGCCTTCGGGCAGAGCGACCACCTGCGCACCACCGACGAGCTCTCCGAGGTCGAGATGCTCATGCCGGTGCTGCACGAAGTCCTCGCCGCGACCGGCCTGAAGACCAGCGACATCGGCTTCACCTGCTCCGGCTCCTCGGACTACCTCGCGGGACGCGCCTTCTCCTTCACGATGGCGCTCGACGGGGTCGGCGCCTGGCCGCCGATCTCCGAGTCGCACGTCGAGACGGACGGCGCCTGGGCGCTGTACGAGGCCTGGGTGAAACTGCGGACCGGCGAGGCCGACACCGCGCTCGTCTACTCCTACGGCAAGTCCTCGCCCGGCTCCGTGCGCGACGTGCTCACCCGGCAGCTCGACCCGTACTACGTCGCCCCCCTCTGGCCCGACTCCGTGGCCCTCGCCGCGCTGCAGGCGCAGGCACTGATCGACGCGGGCGAGACCGACGAGCCCGCACTCGCCGCGGTCGCGTCCCGCAGCCGCACGGCCGCCGCCACCAACCCGCACGCGCAGCTGCGCGGCGCCGTCGAGCAGGGCGAGTACGCCGTACGCCCCCTGCGCACCGGCGACTGCCCGCCGGTCGGCGACGGGGCGGCGGCCGTCGTCCTCGCCACGGGGAACCGCGCCAGGGAGCTCTGCGAGCGGCCCGCGTGGATCCGCGGCATCGACCACCGCATCGAGGCGCACGGCCTCGGCGTCCGCGACCTCACCGACTCGCCCTCCACCCGCCTGGCCGCCGAACGCGCCGGACTCTTCGAACGGCCCGTCGACACGGCCGAGTTGCACGCCCCCTTCACCTCGCAGGAAGTCGTCCTGCGCAGGGCCCTGCGCCTCGCCGACGACGTCACCGTCAACCCGTCAGGCGGCGCCCTCGCCGCCAATCCCATGATGGCCGCCGGGCTCATCCGCATCGGCGAGGCCGCCGCGCGCATCCACCGGGGCGCCTCGGACCGGGCCGTCGCCCACGCCACGTCCGGCCCCTGCCTCCAGCAGAACCTGGTCGCCGTCCTGGAAGGAGAGGCCCGTGCCTAA
- a CDS encoding acyl-CoA synthetase encodes MEYNLADLFESVVDVVPDREALVYIDHPGTGAERRLTYAELDAAANRVAHHLIDSGLRPGEHLGLHLYNGVEYLQTVLGCLKARLVPVNVNYRYVEEELVYLYRDADLAALVFDAEFTERVAAALPRTEKLRHLVRVGEPPADVPALDVVAFTDAEAAGSPERGFGPRSADDLFIIYTGGTTGMPKGVMWRQEDLFFAGLFGGEPAGEPVKRPEELAERVAAGGPGITFFPAPPLMHGTSTLTSFIAFNYGQRVALHRKYVPEELLRTIEKERVSSVSLVGDAMLRPLIDALRGPLRGTDLSSLFSVSSSGAIMSETVRAQFQELAPDVLLLNNFGSSESGSNGKATDDSGPEKGFRLEVNERTQVVDLVTHEPVPVGVPGRLAQRGHVPLGYYNDARKTAETFFQRDGERWVLLGDMATVDEDGIVTVLGRGSQCINTGGEKVYPEEVEQALKSHPDVYDALVAGVPDERWGSHVAAVVQLRDGAAGLDLEAVQTHCRALLAGYKIPRSVVFTDHIQRSPSGKADYRWAKAVAARG; translated from the coding sequence GTGGAGTACAACCTTGCCGACCTGTTCGAGTCGGTCGTCGACGTGGTCCCCGACCGCGAGGCGCTCGTCTACATCGACCACCCCGGCACGGGCGCGGAACGCCGCCTCACCTACGCCGAGCTCGACGCGGCAGCCAACCGCGTCGCCCACCACCTGATCGACAGCGGTCTGCGCCCCGGCGAGCACCTGGGCCTGCACCTGTACAACGGCGTCGAGTACCTGCAGACGGTCCTCGGCTGCCTGAAGGCACGCCTCGTACCGGTCAACGTGAACTACCGGTACGTGGAGGAGGAGCTGGTCTACCTCTACCGTGACGCGGACCTCGCCGCGCTCGTCTTCGACGCCGAGTTCACCGAGCGGGTCGCGGCGGCGCTGCCGCGCACGGAGAAGCTGCGGCACCTGGTGCGGGTCGGCGAGCCGCCCGCCGACGTCCCCGCGCTCGACGTGGTGGCGTTCACCGACGCCGAGGCGGCGGGGTCGCCGGAGCGCGGGTTCGGGCCCCGCTCCGCCGACGACCTGTTCATCATCTACACGGGCGGCACGACGGGCATGCCCAAGGGCGTCATGTGGCGCCAGGAGGACCTGTTCTTCGCCGGGCTCTTCGGCGGGGAGCCCGCGGGCGAGCCGGTGAAGCGGCCCGAGGAACTCGCCGAGCGGGTCGCGGCGGGCGGGCCCGGCATCACCTTCTTCCCCGCGCCCCCGCTGATGCACGGCACGTCGACACTGACGTCGTTCATCGCCTTCAACTACGGGCAGCGCGTCGCCCTGCACCGCAAGTACGTCCCCGAGGAATTGCTCCGCACCATCGAGAAGGAGCGGGTGTCCAGCGTCTCTCTGGTCGGCGACGCGATGCTCAGGCCGCTCATCGACGCGCTGCGCGGGCCGCTGCGGGGCACCGACCTGTCCTCCCTGTTCAGCGTCTCCTCGTCCGGGGCGATCATGTCGGAGACCGTCCGCGCCCAGTTCCAGGAGCTCGCGCCGGACGTGCTGCTCCTGAACAACTTCGGGTCCTCCGAGTCGGGCTCCAACGGCAAGGCGACGGACGACTCGGGACCGGAGAAGGGCTTCCGGCTCGAGGTCAACGAGCGGACGCAGGTGGTGGACCTGGTCACGCACGAGCCGGTGCCGGTGGGCGTGCCGGGGCGTCTGGCGCAGCGCGGCCACGTGCCGCTCGGCTACTACAACGACGCGAGGAAAACGGCGGAGACCTTCTTCCAGCGGGACGGCGAGCGCTGGGTGCTGCTCGGCGACATGGCGACGGTGGACGAGGACGGCATCGTCACCGTGCTCGGCCGCGGCTCGCAGTGCATCAACACGGGTGGCGAGAAGGTGTACCCGGAGGAGGTCGAGCAGGCGCTCAAGTCGCACCCCGACGTGTACGACGCGCTGGTCGCCGGAGTCCCCGACGAGCGGTGGGGCAGCCATGTGGCCGCCGTCGTGCAACTCAGGGACGGAGCGGCCGGGCTGGACCTGGAGGCGGTGCAGACCCACTGCCGCGCCCTGCTCGCCGGCTACAAGATCCCACGCTCCGTGGTCTTCACGGACCACATCCAGCGCTCCCCCAGCGGCAAGGCGGATTACCGCTGGGCCAAGGCGGTGGCCGCCAGGGGCTAG
- a CDS encoding STAS domain-containing protein, whose product MSLNSIELARQDRVAVVTLRHDIDLENGSEVTAAFQRARTESGTEATLLDLAELTFADSALLNLILLARAEHEQAQRPFVLCGPLHSAIRRLFEITGVIDIMVLADTHEDGLRQLNKLLDG is encoded by the coding sequence ATGTCCCTCAACAGCATCGAACTCGCCAGACAGGACCGTGTGGCGGTCGTCACGTTGCGCCACGACATCGACCTCGAGAACGGAAGCGAGGTCACTGCCGCCTTCCAGCGCGCCCGGACCGAGAGCGGCACCGAGGCCACCCTGCTCGACCTGGCCGAGCTGACCTTCGCCGACAGCGCCCTGCTCAACCTGATCCTGCTGGCGCGCGCCGAGCACGAACAGGCGCAGCGTCCCTTCGTTCTCTGCGGCCCCTTGCACAGCGCCATCCGGCGGCTGTTCGAGATCACGGGTGTCATCGACATCATGGTCCTGGCCGACACGCACGAGGACGGTCTGCGGCAGCTGAACAAGCTCCTCGACGGCTGA
- a CDS encoding crotonase/enoyl-CoA hydratase family protein, producing MGGTERGSENGSERGTEHGSERGTEHLSVRREGATLILTLNRPEAKNALSLAMLVGLYDGWVEADEDDGIRSIVLTGAGGSFCAGMDLKALAGKGMEGERHRDRLKADPDLHWKAMLRHHRPRKPVIAAVEGYCVAGGTEILQGTDIRVAGESATFGLFEVKRGLFPIGGSTVRLPRQIPRTHALEMLLTGRPYSAAEAASVGLIGHVVPDGTALQKALVIAEQINACGPLAVEAVKASVYETAEMTEADGLAAELKRGWPVFDTADAKEGSRAFAEKRAPVFRRA from the coding sequence ATGGGTGGGACGGAACGCGGGTCGGAAAACGGATCGGAACGCGGGACGGAACACGGATCGGAACGCGGGACGGAACACCTCTCCGTGCGGCGCGAGGGCGCCACGCTGATCCTCACGCTGAACCGGCCCGAAGCGAAGAACGCGCTGTCGCTCGCCATGCTCGTCGGCCTGTACGACGGGTGGGTCGAGGCCGACGAGGACGACGGCATCCGCTCCATCGTGCTCACCGGCGCCGGCGGCTCCTTCTGCGCGGGCATGGACCTCAAGGCCCTCGCCGGCAAAGGGATGGAGGGCGAGCGGCACAGGGACCGGCTCAAGGCCGACCCGGATCTGCACTGGAAGGCGATGCTCCGCCACCACCGCCCCCGCAAACCCGTCATCGCCGCCGTCGAGGGCTACTGCGTGGCGGGCGGCACGGAGATCCTGCAGGGCACGGACATCCGCGTGGCGGGGGAGTCGGCGACGTTCGGCCTCTTCGAAGTGAAGCGGGGGCTCTTCCCCATCGGCGGCTCGACCGTACGGCTGCCGCGGCAGATTCCTCGTACCCACGCCCTGGAGATGCTGCTCACCGGGCGGCCCTACTCCGCGGCCGAGGCCGCGTCCGTCGGCCTCATCGGGCATGTGGTGCCGGACGGCACGGCCCTGCAGAAGGCCCTCGTCATCGCCGAGCAGATCAACGCGTGCGGGCCGCTCGCCGTGGAGGCGGTGAAGGCGTCGGTGTACGAGACCGCCGAGATGACCGAGGCGGACGGTCTCGCGGCCGAGCTGAAACGGGGGTGGCCCGTATTCGACACGGCCGACGCGAAGGAGGGCTCCAGAGCCTTCGCGGAGAAGAGGGCGCCCGTTTTCCGGCGTGCGTAG
- a CDS encoding CsbD family protein has protein sequence MTANEKAKAKTEQAKGAAKEAAGRAVGNERLTAEGRADQMKGDARQAKEKTKDIGKH, from the coding sequence ATGACCGCCAACGAGAAGGCCAAGGCGAAGACCGAGCAGGCCAAGGGCGCCGCGAAGGAAGCGGCCGGTCGCGCTGTCGGGAACGAGCGCCTCACCGCGGAGGGCCGCGCCGATCAGATGAAGGGTGACGCGCGCCAGGCCAAGGAGAAGACCAAGGACATCGGCAAGCACTGA
- a CDS encoding universal stress protein, which yields MSSEPVGSVSSESVSGTEPDGGGPVVVAVDGSRGSGRALEWALAAAALRAVPLRIVHVRGYDVPLVDGPFAAVLERGESDPVVDWARESVVGRAGLPDLEFVTVDGSPGRELPRLGAGAGLLVLGSRGRGGFASLLLGSNGLACAREAPCPVVVVPRAAEPEAPEAPPRVVLGLSAPAPDEHSVAFAFAEAGRRGARLHVVVAYPWPVLSSTPAGEFVMKAVADEETERDYANLADDLLAPYRERHPDVPVDLFIVPGDAARHLVDASHAADLVVVGRHRRRLAPGRILGSVTHAVLLHAACPVAVVPPESAGA from the coding sequence ATGAGCAGCGAACCGGTCGGCAGCGTGAGCAGTGAGTCCGTGAGCGGCACCGAGCCGGACGGCGGTGGGCCCGTCGTCGTGGCCGTGGACGGATCGCGCGGCAGCGGCCGCGCCCTGGAGTGGGCGCTGGCCGCCGCCGCGCTGCGCGCCGTGCCGCTGCGGATCGTGCACGTACGGGGATACGACGTACCCCTGGTCGACGGCCCCTTCGCCGCCGTCCTCGAACGCGGCGAGAGCGACCCGGTGGTGGACTGGGCCCGCGAGTCCGTCGTGGGACGGGCCGGTCTGCCCGACCTCGAGTTCGTCACGGTGGACGGCAGCCCGGGACGCGAACTGCCGCGGCTCGGCGCCGGGGCCGGCCTGCTGGTCCTCGGCTCCCGCGGCAGGGGCGGCTTCGCCAGCCTGCTGCTCGGCTCGAACGGCCTGGCCTGCGCGCGCGAGGCGCCCTGTCCCGTGGTGGTCGTGCCGCGCGCCGCCGAGCCCGAGGCGCCGGAGGCCCCGCCCCGCGTGGTCCTCGGCCTGTCGGCGCCCGCACCGGACGAGCACTCCGTCGCCTTCGCCTTCGCGGAGGCCGGGCGACGTGGGGCGAGGCTGCACGTCGTCGTCGCGTACCCGTGGCCGGTGCTCAGCTCCACGCCCGCCGGTGAGTTCGTGATGAAGGCCGTCGCCGACGAGGAGACGGAAAGGGACTACGCGAACCTCGCCGACGACCTGCTCGCCCCGTACCGCGAACGCCACCCCGACGTACCGGTCGACCTGTTCATCGTCCCGGGTGACGCGGCCCGCCACCTGGTGGACGCCTCGCACGCCGCCGACCTGGTGGTGGTCGGCCGCCACCGCCGACGGCTCGCCCCCGGCCGCATCCTCGGCTCGGTCACCCACGCGGTACTGCTGCACGCGGCGTGCCCGGTGGCGGTGGTGCCGCCGGAGAGCGCGGGGGCGTAG